A stretch of the Calypte anna isolate BGI_N300 chromosome 21, bCalAnn1_v1.p, whole genome shotgun sequence genome encodes the following:
- the CTNNBIP1 gene encoding beta-catenin-interacting protein 1 — protein sequence MNREGVPGKSPEEMYIQQKVRVLLMLRKMGSNLTASEEEFLRTYAGVVNSQLSQLPQHSIDQGAEDVVMAFSRSETEDRRQ from the exons ATGAACCGTGAGGGCGTCCCCGGAAAGAGTCCGGAGGAGATGTACATTCAGCAGAAAGTGAGAGTCCTACTCATGCTGAGGAAAATGGGATCAAAT CTGACTGCTAGTGAAGAGGAGTTCTTACGCACGTATGCAGGTGTAGTGAATAGCCAGCTTAGCCAGCTCCCTCAACACTCAATTGATCAGG GTGCTGAGGATGTTGTGATGGCATTTTCCAGATcagaaacagaagacagaagacAGTAA